One segment of Mycolicibacterium sp. YH-1 DNA contains the following:
- a CDS encoding SRPBCC family protein — protein MARNGRWWTGCADRTVSDTVAAKPEVVKRFYVDLNNIREVHPLVVEVRSVDRQERADGYVQTYRVRDRIPLGPVTMPITYTARLDVPNSGDVRTQARQFPGVRLDGVVSFDEVEGGTRITERLRIEAPRPLAATTIRQAVAAHAEMLAGIRRTFASRP, from the coding sequence ATGGCACGCAATGGGCGATGGTGGACGGGATGCGCCGACCGCACAGTGAGCGACACGGTTGCGGCGAAACCCGAAGTCGTCAAGCGCTTTTACGTCGATCTGAACAACATTCGAGAAGTCCATCCACTGGTTGTCGAGGTGCGATCCGTCGATCGTCAGGAGCGTGCCGACGGCTACGTCCAGACCTACCGGGTGCGCGACCGAATACCGCTTGGACCGGTCACGATGCCGATTACGTATACCGCACGACTCGACGTACCCAACAGCGGTGATGTGCGCACGCAGGCCCGTCAGTTCCCCGGGGTACGGCTCGACGGGGTCGTCTCATTCGACGAGGTCGAGGGCGGAACCCGGATCACCGAGAGGCTGCGGATAGAGGCACCCCGCCCACTGGCCGCGACGACGATCCGGCAGGCGGTGGCCGCGCATGCCGAGATGCTCGCGGGTATCCGCCGAACCTTCGCGTCGAGACCGTAA
- a CDS encoding DUF4267 domain-containing protein: MPTDRAALVAGSIRLASGVSFLIDPLRANRLWGEPEDPGPSARLLLRSMGYRDALIGGLLLAAAMGGRDTRGWFLASGGADAADLLGGLSVHHDLKRGQQIIGLGGAVVGIGVGLWGAMRRPRASD, translated from the coding sequence ATGCCGACCGATCGTGCCGCGCTCGTCGCGGGCAGCATTCGTCTCGCCTCCGGGGTCTCCTTCCTCATCGATCCGCTGCGCGCGAACCGGCTGTGGGGGGAGCCCGAGGACCCGGGGCCGTCCGCGCGCCTGCTGTTGAGGTCGATGGGCTACCGCGACGCGCTCATCGGCGGCCTGTTGCTGGCCGCCGCGATGGGTGGTCGTGACACTCGCGGCTGGTTCCTGGCATCCGGTGGTGCGGACGCGGCCGACCTGCTGGGCGGGCTGAGCGTCCACCACGATCTCAAGCGGGGCCAGCAGATCATCGGGCTGGGCGGTGCCGTTGTCGGCATCGGCGTGGGGCTGTGGGGCGCCATGCGCCGGCCCCGGGCATCCGACTAG
- a CDS encoding MFS transporter encodes MSTTEATLSADGTQRHEPPRAWVAVAVLAFVGTLNYVDRFLPAVLAEPIKADLALSDTAIGVINGFGFLIVYAVVGIVLARFADRGAFGLVISGCLTLWGAMTMLGGVVTSGFQLALTRVGVAIGEAGSTPAAHAYVAHNFIPERRAGPLAVITRAIPLASAASLIGGGLLAETLGWRMTFVIMGTLSVLFVPVVLMALGRRQTMASVVVAPQESVVWWVLLRKPSYLAIVTCAAFISVAGYSLTTFAPAFLMRSHGMSLGEVGLQYGLASGITGIVGLLFIGRLADVLAARDPRWLLRVVAAMTAVLIPFSVLAFVVESRLLSVWFISLSYVVGIAYMAPSVAAIQRLVRHDQRATASAVFLFFSSTVGSAGPFLTGVFSDALSADLGTDSLGRALLLVPVAQVMAVAMLLIASRRFRSEMVEEDA; translated from the coding sequence ATGTCGACGACGGAGGCCACGCTCAGTGCCGACGGCACGCAGCGGCACGAACCGCCGCGCGCCTGGGTGGCCGTGGCGGTGCTCGCATTCGTGGGCACGCTCAACTACGTCGACAGGTTCCTTCCGGCGGTCCTGGCCGAGCCGATCAAGGCCGATCTTGCGTTGTCGGACACCGCGATCGGCGTCATCAACGGCTTCGGGTTCCTGATCGTCTATGCGGTCGTCGGCATCGTCCTCGCACGCTTCGCCGACCGCGGCGCCTTCGGCCTGGTGATCAGCGGGTGCCTCACGCTGTGGGGCGCAATGACGATGCTGGGCGGAGTGGTGACCTCGGGATTCCAACTCGCCCTCACCCGCGTCGGCGTGGCCATCGGTGAGGCCGGCAGCACCCCGGCCGCACACGCCTACGTGGCGCACAACTTCATTCCGGAGCGTCGCGCGGGCCCGCTCGCTGTGATCACGCGGGCGATCCCGCTCGCCAGCGCGGCCAGCCTGATCGGCGGCGGCCTGCTCGCCGAAACTCTGGGCTGGCGAATGACATTCGTGATCATGGGCACGCTCAGCGTCCTGTTCGTACCGGTGGTCCTGATGGCGCTCGGCCGCAGGCAGACGATGGCCTCCGTGGTTGTCGCGCCACAGGAGAGCGTCGTGTGGTGGGTCCTCCTGCGCAAGCCCAGTTATCTGGCCATCGTGACCTGCGCGGCATTCATCTCGGTGGCGGGCTACTCATTGACTACCTTCGCGCCGGCCTTCCTCATGCGCAGCCACGGCATGTCGCTGGGCGAGGTCGGCCTGCAGTACGGGCTGGCCAGCGGGATCACCGGCATCGTGGGCCTGCTCTTCATCGGTCGCCTGGCCGATGTCCTCGCGGCACGGGACCCGCGCTGGCTGCTGCGGGTCGTGGCTGCGATGACGGCGGTCCTGATTCCGTTCTCGGTACTGGCGTTCGTGGTGGAGAGCCGCCTGCTCAGCGTGTGGTTCATATCGCTGAGCTATGTCGTCGGGATCGCATACATGGCGCCGTCCGTCGCCGCCATTCAGCGCCTGGTCCGGCACGACCAGCGGGCGACAGCCTCCGCCGTCTTCCTCTTCTTCAGCTCGACGGTCGGATCGGCCGGGCCGTTCTTGACCGGTGTGTTCAGCGATGCGCTCAGCGCTGATCTCGGTACGGACTCTCTCGGCCGGGCACTGCTGCTGGTACCAGTGGCACAGGTGATGGCTGTCGCCATGCTCCTGATCGCCTCGCGTCGGTTCCGAAGCGAGATGGTCGAGGAAGACGCCTAG
- a CDS encoding RND family transporter, translated as MWIRRLAIPIILFWILLVGALNATVPQLEVVGQMRSVSMSPAEAPSVIAMKRVGTVFEEFKSDSSAMIVLEGEDRLGDEAHRFYNDMVAKLEADSTHVEHVQDFWGDPLTEAGAQSDDGKSAYVQVYLAGNQGETLANESVKAVQDLVKALPPPPGVTVFVTGGSALAADQQIAGDRSVRIIEFATFGVIISMLLLVYRSIKTVLLVLVMVVFGLTASRGVVAFLGYHELIGLSTFATQLLVTLAIAACTDYAIFLVGRYQEARTLGEDRESAYYTMFRGTAHVVLGSGMTIAGATFCLSFTRLPYFQSLGIPLAVGMSIAVVVALTLGPALITVASRFGWLEPKRAMRIRGWRKIGAVIVRWPGPVLLGTVALSLVGLLTLPGYQPNYNDRNYLPADLPANQGFAAAERHFDPARMNPELLLIESDRDLRNSADFLVIDKIAKAVYRVQGIGSVQAITRPNGKPIEFSTIPAQLSMGGVGQELNRKYNEDRMADMLVQADAMQTNIDTMKKMMSLMGQMSATTHEMVAKTKQMVVDVTELRDYISNFDDFFRPVRNYFYWEPHCYDIPVCWSMRSIFNMLDGVNTMTDTMAELVPILERLDMLMPQLLELMPEQIATMEKMKDMMLTMKASQGGLQDQQKAASENQSAMGDAFNDSWNDDTFYLPPEIFDNEDFKRGMESFISPDGRAVRFIVSHEGDPLSAVGIERIDAIKKAAKEAIKGTPLEGSRIYLGGTASAFKDMQEGNSYDMLIAGVAALALIFIIMLLITRSLIAAAVIVGTVVLSLGASFGVSVLVWQHILGVPLHFMVMAMAVIILLAVGADYNLLLVARLKEEIHAGVNTGIIRAMGGTGSVVTAAGLVFAFTMMAMAVSEMTVVAQVGTTIGLGLLFDTLVIRAFMTPAIAALLGRWFWWPQIVRKRPVPSPWPQPQQARAGAGTPSDGDPASP; from the coding sequence ATGTGGATCCGCCGACTGGCGATTCCCATCATCTTGTTCTGGATCCTGCTCGTCGGCGCCCTGAACGCGACGGTGCCACAGCTCGAGGTCGTCGGCCAGATGCGGTCGGTGTCGATGAGCCCCGCCGAGGCGCCCTCGGTGATCGCGATGAAGCGCGTCGGCACGGTGTTCGAGGAGTTCAAGTCCGACAGCTCGGCGATGATCGTCCTCGAGGGCGAGGACCGCCTCGGAGATGAGGCCCACCGCTTCTACAACGACATGGTCGCCAAGCTCGAGGCCGACTCCACCCATGTCGAGCACGTCCAGGACTTCTGGGGCGACCCGCTGACCGAGGCGGGCGCGCAGAGCGACGACGGCAAGTCCGCCTACGTCCAGGTGTACCTCGCGGGTAACCAGGGCGAGACGTTGGCCAATGAGTCGGTGAAGGCCGTCCAGGACCTCGTCAAGGCGCTGCCTCCCCCGCCCGGTGTGACGGTCTTCGTGACCGGCGGCTCGGCGCTGGCTGCCGATCAGCAGATCGCCGGTGACCGAAGCGTCCGCATCATCGAGTTCGCGACATTCGGCGTCATCATCTCGATGCTGCTGCTGGTCTACCGGTCCATCAAGACAGTGCTTCTCGTTCTGGTGATGGTCGTGTTCGGCCTGACCGCGTCCCGCGGTGTGGTGGCCTTCCTCGGCTATCACGAACTGATAGGCCTGTCCACGTTCGCCACTCAACTTCTGGTGACGCTCGCGATAGCGGCGTGTACCGACTATGCGATCTTCCTGGTCGGGCGATATCAGGAGGCCCGCACGCTGGGCGAGGACCGGGAGTCGGCGTACTACACGATGTTCCGCGGCACCGCCCACGTGGTGCTGGGGTCCGGTATGACGATCGCCGGCGCGACGTTCTGCCTCTCGTTCACCCGGCTGCCCTACTTCCAGTCGCTGGGCATCCCACTCGCGGTCGGCATGTCCATCGCGGTGGTCGTGGCGCTCACCCTGGGGCCGGCGCTGATCACGGTGGCGAGCCGGTTCGGGTGGTTGGAGCCCAAGCGCGCCATGCGCATTCGCGGGTGGCGCAAGATCGGCGCCGTCATCGTGCGGTGGCCCGGGCCCGTGCTGTTGGGCACCGTCGCACTGTCGCTCGTCGGCCTGCTGACCCTGCCCGGTTACCAGCCCAACTACAACGACCGCAACTACCTGCCGGCAGATCTTCCTGCCAACCAGGGATTCGCCGCGGCCGAACGACACTTCGACCCCGCCCGGATGAACCCCGAACTGCTGCTCATCGAGAGCGACCGCGATCTCCGAAACTCAGCGGACTTCCTCGTGATCGACAAGATCGCCAAGGCCGTCTACCGGGTGCAGGGCATCGGCAGCGTGCAGGCGATCACCCGCCCGAACGGCAAGCCGATCGAGTTCAGCACGATTCCGGCCCAGCTGAGCATGGGTGGTGTCGGCCAGGAGCTGAACCGCAAGTACAACGAGGACCGCATGGCCGACATGCTGGTCCAGGCCGACGCGATGCAAACCAACATCGACACCATGAAGAAGATGATGTCGTTGATGGGACAGATGTCCGCCACGACGCACGAGATGGTCGCCAAGACCAAGCAGATGGTCGTCGACGTCACCGAATTGCGGGACTACATCTCGAATTTCGACGACTTCTTCCGCCCGGTCCGCAACTACTTCTACTGGGAACCGCACTGCTACGACATCCCGGTCTGCTGGTCGATGCGCTCGATCTTCAACATGCTCGACGGCGTCAACACCATGACCGACACCATGGCCGAACTGGTCCCCATCCTCGAGCGGCTCGACATGCTGATGCCGCAGCTGCTGGAGCTGATGCCTGAGCAGATCGCGACCATGGAGAAGATGAAGGACATGATGCTGACCATGAAGGCGTCCCAGGGCGGCCTTCAGGATCAGCAGAAGGCCGCCAGCGAGAACCAATCGGCCATGGGCGACGCGTTCAACGACTCCTGGAATGACGACACGTTCTACCTGCCGCCGGAGATCTTCGACAACGAGGACTTCAAACGGGGTATGGAGAGCTTCATCTCGCCCGACGGTCGTGCGGTCCGGTTCATCGTCAGCCACGAGGGCGATCCGCTCTCCGCCGTGGGTATCGAGCGCATCGACGCGATCAAGAAGGCCGCCAAGGAGGCGATCAAGGGCACACCGCTCGAGGGATCGCGAATCTACCTCGGCGGCACCGCATCGGCCTTCAAGGACATGCAGGAGGGCAACAGCTACGACATGCTGATCGCCGGCGTCGCCGCGCTCGCCCTGATCTTCATCATCATGCTGTTGATCACCCGTAGCCTCATCGCCGCTGCCGTCATCGTCGGCACCGTCGTACTCTCCCTCGGTGCGTCGTTCGGCGTGTCAGTTCTGGTGTGGCAACACATCCTTGGCGTTCCGTTGCACTTCATGGTGATGGCCATGGCGGTCATCATCCTTCTTGCCGTCGGCGCGGACTACAACCTCCTGCTCGTGGCACGTCTCAAGGAGGAGATACACGCGGGGGTGAACACCGGCATCATCCGCGCCATGGGCGGTACCGGATCGGTGGTGACCGCCGCGGGTCTGGTGTTCGCGTTCACCATGATGGCGATGGCCGTGAGCGAGATGACGGTGGTCGCTCAGGTCGGAACGACGATCGGCCTTGGCCTGCTGTTCGACACCCTGGTGATCCGGGCGTTCATGACACCGGCCATCGCCGCACTGCTCGGACGGTGGTTCTGGTGGCCGCAGATAGTTCGGAAGCGTCCGGTCCCGTCGCCCTGGCCTCAGCCGCAACAGGCCCGGGCGGGAGCGGGAACGCCGTCCGACGGAGATCCCGCATCCCCCTGA
- a CDS encoding nuclear transport factor 2 family protein has product MSDQSAPTRAELIAAVERSPAALGIHDRSGWVDLFAPHGRVEDPVGSQPHRGREQIERFYDTFIAPRDIVFHRHLDVVSDHSVVRDVTLEVRMGTSVVMNIPAYLRYDMEPADAALRFARMRAFWELPAMVVQFARAGLGAVPAGLGLAGGLLRNQGPLGAVGFAAGFRGVGGRGKRHVEQVVDVVCAGDEVAVRRLLGDRVSITLGDDVAISASDLVNRLRGGRWHKSIAAGHTVTVGVEADGQRGILFADLESGPTAITRIRLFPEA; this is encoded by the coding sequence ATGTCAGACCAGTCCGCACCCACCCGTGCCGAGTTGATCGCCGCCGTCGAACGGTCACCCGCGGCGTTGGGAATCCACGACCGGAGCGGCTGGGTCGACCTGTTCGCGCCACACGGACGCGTCGAGGACCCCGTCGGGTCGCAGCCGCATCGGGGGCGGGAGCAGATCGAACGCTTCTACGACACGTTCATCGCGCCCCGGGACATCGTCTTTCACCGCCACCTCGACGTGGTTTCCGACCACTCGGTCGTCCGCGATGTCACGCTCGAGGTGAGGATGGGGACGTCAGTCGTGATGAACATTCCCGCCTACCTGCGCTACGACATGGAACCTGCGGACGCCGCGCTGAGATTCGCCCGCATGCGGGCGTTCTGGGAGCTTCCCGCGATGGTGGTCCAGTTCGCGCGGGCCGGCCTCGGGGCAGTCCCCGCGGGCCTTGGTCTTGCGGGTGGTCTGCTGCGCAACCAGGGCCCGCTGGGCGCGGTCGGCTTCGCCGCGGGTTTCCGCGGGGTCGGTGGACGCGGTAAGCGTCATGTCGAGCAGGTCGTCGATGTCGTGTGCGCGGGCGACGAGGTCGCCGTCCGGCGCCTGCTCGGGGACCGAGTGTCGATCACGCTTGGCGACGACGTCGCGATCTCCGCGTCGGATCTGGTCAACCGACTCCGCGGCGGACGGTGGCACAAGTCGATCGCCGCAGGCCACACGGTCACCGTCGGCGTGGAGGCCGACGGCCAGCGCGGCATCCTGTTCGCCGATCTGGAGTCCGGCCCAACGGCGATCACCCGGATCCGCCTGTTCCCCGAGGCGTGA
- a CDS encoding Tex family protein, which produces MTSSPTVKPVNDRLAAELDVALTQVSAAVRLLDEGATVPFIARYRKEVTGSLDDGQLRTLEERLGYLRELDQRRDAVLASIDEQGKLTPELRAALLTADTKSRVEDIYLPYKPKRRTKAQIAREAGLEPLADRLLADPTLVPDEVAAEFLGEEVADAAAALDGARHIIIERAAEDAELVGAVRAKFWADGAVRTSPLSEEVAKTPAAQKFRDYFDFSEKLETMPSHRVLAVMRGEKEQILALNLGGGEDEVYQAMVAQTLGIDLSSTAPATAWLATTVRLAWRVKLMISASVDARIRLRQRAEEDAVAVFAKNLKDLLLAAPAGTRTTLGLDPGFRTGVKVAVVDGTGKVVDTCAIFPHQPQKQWDAAKATLGALVARHGVQLIAVGNGTASRETDALAAELIADIRASGADAPVKAMVSEAGASVYSASAYAAHELPTLDVTLRGAVSIARRLQDPLAELVKIEPKSIGVGQYQHDVTAGTLARSLDAVVEDAVNAVGVDLNTASVPLLARVSGVTESLAESIVAHRESTGPFPNRKALLKVPRLGPKAFEQCAGFLRINAGDDPLDASGVHPEAYPVVRRILDRAGVTLAELIGDERSLRSLRPADFADDRFGIPTVTDILAELEKPGRDPRPAFSTATFAAGVEKVSDLKEGMVLEGVVTNVAAFGAFVDVGVHQDGLVHVSAMADRYVSDPHEVVRSGQVVRVKVLEVDVDRQRIGLTLRLNDTPARGQAKPADGAGKPRRDDSKRGAPDRRNPGRDKNSGRRDAAPAAAGSMAQALRDAGFGR; this is translated from the coding sequence GTGACTTCGAGCCCAACCGTCAAACCCGTAAATGACCGTCTCGCTGCGGAACTCGATGTAGCACTGACGCAGGTGAGCGCCGCAGTGCGGCTGCTTGACGAGGGCGCGACCGTGCCGTTCATCGCGCGGTACCGCAAGGAGGTCACCGGCAGCCTCGACGACGGTCAGCTCCGCACCCTCGAGGAGCGCCTCGGCTACCTGCGCGAGCTCGACCAGCGCCGCGACGCCGTGCTGGCCTCCATCGACGAGCAGGGCAAACTGACCCCAGAGCTGCGGGCCGCCCTGCTGACCGCCGACACCAAGTCGCGGGTCGAGGACATCTACCTGCCCTACAAGCCGAAGCGTCGCACCAAGGCGCAGATCGCCCGCGAGGCCGGCCTGGAACCTCTCGCCGATCGCCTGCTGGCCGATCCGACCCTGGTCCCCGATGAGGTGGCCGCGGAGTTCCTCGGTGAGGAGGTCGCCGACGCTGCGGCAGCCCTCGACGGGGCGCGGCACATCATCATCGAGCGGGCCGCCGAGGACGCCGAGCTCGTCGGCGCCGTGCGCGCCAAGTTCTGGGCCGACGGCGCCGTGCGCACCTCACCCCTGTCGGAGGAGGTCGCCAAAACTCCTGCCGCACAGAAGTTCCGCGACTACTTCGACTTCTCCGAGAAGCTCGAGACCATGCCGTCGCATCGAGTGCTCGCCGTCATGCGCGGTGAGAAGGAGCAGATCCTGGCGCTGAACCTCGGCGGTGGGGAGGACGAGGTGTACCAGGCGATGGTCGCCCAGACCCTCGGCATCGATCTGTCCTCGACGGCCCCGGCGACAGCGTGGCTGGCCACCACCGTCCGGTTGGCGTGGCGCGTCAAACTGATGATCTCCGCCTCGGTCGACGCCCGTATCCGGCTGCGTCAACGCGCCGAGGAGGACGCGGTGGCGGTGTTCGCCAAGAATCTCAAGGACCTGCTGCTGGCAGCCCCCGCGGGGACCCGCACGACGCTGGGCCTCGACCCCGGCTTCCGCACCGGCGTCAAGGTGGCCGTCGTCGACGGCACCGGCAAGGTGGTCGACACCTGCGCGATCTTCCCGCACCAACCGCAGAAGCAGTGGGACGCGGCCAAGGCGACGCTCGGGGCGCTCGTCGCGCGGCACGGCGTCCAGCTGATCGCCGTCGGCAACGGCACGGCATCTCGCGAAACCGACGCGCTGGCTGCCGAACTCATCGCCGATATCCGCGCCTCCGGTGCCGACGCCCCCGTGAAGGCGATGGTGAGTGAGGCGGGCGCATCGGTGTACTCGGCGTCGGCGTATGCCGCCCACGAGCTGCCGACTCTCGACGTGACACTGCGTGGCGCGGTGTCGATCGCGCGACGGCTACAGGACCCGCTCGCCGAGCTCGTGAAGATCGAACCCAAGTCGATTGGGGTTGGCCAGTATCAGCACGACGTCACGGCGGGCACGCTGGCGCGCAGCCTGGACGCCGTGGTCGAGGACGCGGTGAACGCCGTCGGCGTCGACCTCAACACGGCATCCGTCCCGCTGCTCGCACGCGTCTCGGGGGTCACGGAATCCCTCGCCGAGTCCATCGTCGCGCACCGCGAGTCGACCGGACCGTTCCCCAACCGCAAGGCACTGTTGAAGGTTCCGCGTCTGGGTCCCAAGGCATTCGAGCAGTGCGCAGGCTTCCTGCGGATCAACGCCGGCGACGACCCGCTCGACGCGTCGGGCGTGCACCCCGAGGCCTATCCGGTGGTCCGTCGCATCCTGGACCGCGCGGGCGTGACGCTGGCCGAACTGATCGGCGACGAGCGATCGCTGCGGTCACTGCGACCCGCCGACTTCGCCGACGACCGGTTCGGCATCCCCACGGTGACCGACATCCTCGCCGAACTGGAGAAGCCGGGACGCGATCCGCGGCCCGCCTTCTCGACCGCCACGTTCGCCGCCGGGGTCGAGAAGGTCTCCGACCTCAAGGAGGGCATGGTCCTGGAGGGCGTGGTCACCAACGTCGCCGCGTTCGGTGCGTTCGTCGACGTCGGTGTGCATCAGGATGGTCTAGTGCACGTCTCGGCGATGGCCGACCGCTACGTCTCCGACCCCCACGAGGTGGTGCGGTCCGGGCAGGTGGTGCGGGTGAAGGTCCTCGAGGTCGACGTTGACCGTCAACGCATCGGGCTGACGCTGCGCCTGAACGACACGCCTGCGCGTGGCCAGGCCAAGCCGGCTGACGGTGCGGGTAAGCCCCGACGCGACGACAGTAAGCGTGGCGCTCCAGATCGCCGAAACCCCGGTCGGGACAAGAACTCCGGCCGTCGTGACGCCGCACCGGCCGCGGCCGGATCGATGGCGCAGGCGCTACGGGACGCCGGCTTCGGGCGCTGA
- a CDS encoding acyl-CoA synthetase, with protein MSDVSGDVNFNLSEVFGSVADTIPDETFLVWRGRRMSYGDIDKRVDGFANYLTSVGLGCHTERDALAGHESGQDHLGIYLRNGNEYLEAMIGAYRARVAPFNVSYRYVEEELCHLLTDSNARALVYPSEFAPQVAAIRDRLPNLSVLIQVADDSGHPLLPGAVDFETILSTPAPPQGRPTPSGDDLYILYTGGTTGMPKGVLWRQHDIFVSSMGGRPWGSDKAMTSYEQLRAQAGGSPGAMSLLMIPPLMHGAAQWAAFNTVTMGGRLVIPDDVERLRADAVLRLAEQERVMSIPVVGDAIARPLIDEIEAGDYDLSGLFAITNGGAPMSPTVRARILAALPSVMVMDAVGASESGAQMSTVNSAGAEERAAVFTPQSDTGVVSADLDRVLEPGEGPGWLARRDLIPLGYLGDAEKSARTFPTIDGVRWSVPGDRANVLEDGRVELLGRDSVTINSGGEKIFVEEVERAVAAHPAVYDVVVVGRPSERWGSEVVAVVQFADGSSATDDELVEVCQKSIARYKMPKAFIRTDKVVRSPAGKADYRWAKDLATDGVRSE; from the coding sequence GTGAGCGATGTCAGCGGTGACGTGAACTTCAACCTGTCCGAGGTCTTTGGCTCGGTGGCCGACACCATCCCGGACGAGACGTTCCTGGTGTGGCGTGGCCGCCGAATGAGTTACGGCGACATCGACAAGCGCGTCGACGGCTTCGCGAACTACCTGACCTCGGTCGGACTCGGCTGCCACACCGAGCGCGACGCGCTGGCCGGCCACGAGTCGGGTCAGGATCATCTCGGCATCTACCTGCGCAACGGCAACGAGTACCTCGAGGCCATGATCGGCGCCTACCGAGCCCGGGTGGCGCCGTTCAACGTCAGCTACCGCTACGTCGAGGAGGAGCTGTGCCATCTCCTCACCGACTCCAATGCGCGCGCGCTGGTCTACCCGTCCGAGTTCGCGCCGCAGGTGGCCGCGATCCGCGACCGTCTCCCGAATCTGTCGGTGCTGATTCAGGTGGCAGACGACTCGGGCCATCCGCTGCTGCCCGGGGCCGTCGACTTCGAGACCATCCTGTCCACCCCCGCCCCGCCGCAGGGCAGGCCGACACCGTCGGGTGACGACCTCTACATCCTCTACACCGGCGGCACCACCGGCATGCCGAAGGGCGTGCTGTGGCGTCAACACGACATCTTCGTGTCCTCGATGGGCGGGCGCCCGTGGGGCAGCGACAAGGCGATGACGTCCTACGAGCAGCTGCGCGCTCAGGCCGGCGGCTCGCCCGGGGCGATGTCGCTCCTGATGATCCCGCCGCTGATGCACGGCGCTGCCCAGTGGGCCGCGTTCAACACGGTGACGATGGGCGGGCGGCTGGTGATACCCGACGACGTCGAACGGCTACGCGCCGACGCGGTGTTGCGGCTCGCCGAGCAGGAACGCGTCATGAGCATTCCCGTGGTCGGCGACGCGATCGCCCGGCCGCTGATCGACGAGATCGAGGCCGGCGACTACGACCTGTCCGGCCTGTTCGCCATCACCAACGGTGGCGCGCCAATGTCACCGACCGTGCGGGCGCGCATTCTGGCGGCACTGCCCAGCGTGATGGTGATGGACGCCGTCGGCGCGTCCGAGTCCGGCGCGCAGATGAGCACGGTCAACAGCGCCGGCGCCGAGGAGAGGGCGGCAGTCTTCACGCCGCAGTCCGACACCGGTGTCGTGTCGGCCGACCTCGACCGGGTGCTGGAGCCCGGTGAGGGGCCGGGATGGCTGGCACGCCGCGATCTCATTCCGCTCGGCTACCTCGGCGACGCCGAGAAGTCCGCACGCACCTTCCCGACCATCGACGGCGTGCGCTGGTCGGTGCCCGGCGACCGCGCCAACGTGCTCGAGGACGGTCGCGTCGAACTGCTCGGCCGGGACTCGGTGACCATCAACTCCGGTGGCGAGAAGATCTTCGTCGAGGAGGTCGAACGCGCCGTTGCCGCGCATCCAGCGGTGTACGACGTGGTGGTCGTGGGTCGACCCTCGGAGCGCTGGGGCAGCGAGGTCGTGGCCGTGGTGCAGTTCGCCGACGGCAGCTCGGCCACCGACGACGAACTCGTCGAGGTGTGCCAGAAGTCGATCGCGCGCTACAAGATGCCCAAGGCGTTCATCCGCACCGACAAGGTGGTGCGTTCGCCCGCGGGTAAGGCGGACTACCGCTGGGCCAAGGACCTCGCGACCGACGGCGTCAGGTCCGAGTAG
- a CDS encoding DUF732 domain-containing protein, protein MSVFAAGVSAAALLTAVPAQADPIDDAFIDALGTSGVGMPNPADAVALGQSVCPMLSEPGQSAADAAAKVADTAGMSLGPATMFTGLAISAFCPGVMASLGNGQNPLPLGLLGF, encoded by the coding sequence GTGTCAGTGTTCGCCGCCGGCGTGTCGGCCGCGGCGCTGCTGACCGCTGTGCCGGCCCAGGCCGACCCCATTGACGACGCCTTCATCGACGCGCTCGGCACCTCCGGGGTGGGGATGCCCAACCCGGCCGACGCCGTCGCGCTCGGTCAGTCGGTGTGCCCGATGCTGTCCGAACCCGGTCAGTCCGCCGCCGATGCCGCCGCCAAGGTCGCCGACACGGCGGGTATGTCGCTCGGTCCCGCGACGATGTTCACCGGCCTGGCCATCTCGGCGTTCTGCCCCGGTGTCATGGCATCTCTCGGCAACGGCCAGAATCCGCTGCCGCTGGGACTACTCGGCTTCTAG
- a CDS encoding C40 family peptidase, with protein MIGFATATLLTLVNQVSGTPYITGGDTPAGTDCSGLASWVANAATGRPIYGDRFHTGNQESALLARGFRYGSEPGALNIGWNSGHTAVTLPDGTPVSSGESGGVRVGGGGAFQRQFTRHMYLPINEVDGAEAAPADPFAPPPPPLDPFAPPPPPPAPEFVTAQFVPPAPEAAPPAPEFVLPPAPPEAIPAPAPELLPPGDVLPPVNDVPVQSI; from the coding sequence ATGATTGGTTTCGCGACCGCAACACTGCTGACACTCGTCAACCAGGTCTCGGGCACGCCGTACATCACGGGTGGTGACACCCCCGCGGGTACGGACTGCTCAGGACTCGCCTCGTGGGTGGCCAACGCAGCCACCGGCCGTCCCATCTACGGCGACCGGTTCCACACCGGAAACCAGGAGTCCGCGCTGCTGGCCCGTGGCTTCCGGTACGGCAGTGAGCCCGGCGCGCTCAACATCGGCTGGAACTCCGGCCACACCGCCGTGACCCTGCCTGACGGCACGCCCGTCTCCAGTGGCGAGAGCGGCGGAGTCAGGGTCGGTGGAGGTGGCGCCTTCCAGCGCCAGTTCACCCGTCACATGTACCTGCCGATCAACGAGGTCGACGGTGCCGAGGCCGCACCTGCCGACCCATTCGCACCGCCGCCGCCGCCGCTCGACCCATTCGCGCCGCCTCCGCCGCCGCCTGCCCCCGAATTCGTCACCGCCCAGTTCGTGCCACCGGCGCCCGAGGCCGCACCCCCGGCGCCGGAATTCGTGCTGCCCCCCGCCCCACCCGAGGCCATTCCGGCACCGGCGCCCGAGCTGCTTCCGCCGGGCGATGTCCTGCCGCCCGTCAACGACGTCCCGGTTCAGTCCATCTAG